TCTGGATAAGGAATTTTTGTTGTAGtagtttatataaattatatataatatgatttgttCCTTCTTACTTGCCTGTGACTTGATATTTCGGATCTTACTGGATTTAAACGCACTGCATACTGCTCTCATTTAGTTACACGATAAAAGAGCTAATTGGTCCAGAAGTCCAGTACAATGCTTTTGAATGGTACAAGTTTAAAatgtattataataatttagtcAATCCACGACCAGCATGGGATAACATGACAAAAATAATGGAGctaaatatatacaattaaagTTGATTCTAGTTAGTGCAAAGAAGAAAAAGCTTAATCCTATTTGAAAAGCAAAACACAGAGTTGAAAGCGGGCAGTTCCACGAATTCATAATGATTAATCAAGTATCTAAATCTTATCTGAAAATAAAGATGATAGATAAAATGGGGAGGTAAATGGAAAGAGTAAGACCTCTCTGAACTAGCTCATAATTAGTAAAAATTGCCAGGAAAGTGGACAAAACATCCTCTGCATTAAGGAAATGATTATCAAGCAACAAAAACATAAAGAATGTTAGCCATAAACTCATAATTTGTATTAGGCTTTCCAACAATTTTCAAGACCTGATACAACAGCTGAGACAACTACACACGAAACCACACTAGATACATGTAGGAACCTATCAGTAAAATCTCAAAGCCCTGTATCTTTGGAAATACTGCGAAGGTAAGATGCATACCAACTCAGACTATACTACAGGTAATAAAGTAATGACAAcaaaatttttcttttaattattataattatatgggGTTAGGCCCACCTTTTTTATTATGCGGCCTTGCCACTGGTTAACTTCCTCTTATCGAATGTCTCCTAGAACGTTTTGTAGGAGTAACTTGCTCAAAAGGAAAACTTTCATTATAATATCAGCATATGTGTACATCTGTCAGATAAATTGTTAGTTTGGGTGTAAAAGTTTGTTTACCAGCATTGAGGCTGCTCAACTTACTACGTACTCGTATTCTATATTGTTTAGTGCACACCATAACTCGCAGTTGCATATGTCCACTACTTAGGTAAATCTACATTTTGTCGATATGGAGTGAGACATGCTAACAATCTCTAATAAATacatcatatttttagtagcttACTTGTTCTGTGAAGATGTCCTGCAAACaagtattttatgtttttttccgGCACCAATCACATTAAATGTGTCGCTAACGGGCTAAGTTGTGAGAAGGTTTGTTCAAGGGTGTGTACTTCCTTTTCTTCCATCAAAGCAGAGAAGGCATGCATGTTTCTTATTTAGGCCTAAGTATCATGATTGTGTTTTGCTTAGTGATGAATATTTTAGCTTGGCCCATATACTAATATGGTTAAGCTGTTGTTCTCTATTTTTGCATTTTCTCATAATTTTCTCTTAACATCCTTTTGGTTTCATATTGCGCTTTGGGTATTTTAATTCATGAAGAACAAGGATACAGTGTCATCCTTCCTGAAAAACTGGAGACCGGAAAATGGAACGTATACAGGTTGGAGTTGTATCTATGTACAATATATCTAAGTGCATTGAAGTGATCTTTGACGTGGAATGATTTTAATGGCAGATCTGTTCTATCTCCTATGAAGCTTGTGAGCGAATTTCCTAATAATCCTGAAATCCGTACTTTGCATGATAATTTTACGTGAGTACCCCTCACAATGAATGTACTTCAATTACTCTGGACCCCTATTTATCTGCTAACATCTCTATTACACAGCCTCGGTTGACGGTTTTCCTTtccttattttttgaatataggCACTCGGCAAAGATATTCCGGGATTATAAGTATTTGGGTACACGAGTTCGAGTGGATGGAACAGTTGGAGAGTAAGTTTGATCAAAATTTATACTTAGCTTTATGAGCCTGAAGCTCAAGAGTATCATCCATCTGCAATCTCTTTTTGCAGTTACAAGTGGATGACCTATGGGGAAGCAGCTGCTGCAAGGTCAGCTATTGGTTCTGGGCTAGTGTCTCATGGGATACCGAAGGTAGGTAGTTACCTATAAGCTCTAtggaaaatcaatttataaattgatttaCTAATTACAATCAGATAACATGTTTTGATCTTAATTCAGCAATTACATATGCTAGTTTTAATGTTATCTTATAGAATTTTAACATTTATCCTGTTGGATGTTTCTTTGCTTTTAAGCTGTTTTTGTAAAGTTTCTGATATACCTCTATGCTTCTGATTGTTTCACTTGGTTTGGCCTCTAAAGGGGTCATGTGTAGGGATATATTTCATCAACAGACCGGAGTGGATGATAGTTGATCATGCCTGCTCAGCCTATTCTTACATCTCCGTTCCTTTATACGACACCCTTGGTTTGTCATAAGCGATTATGTTTCATATGTTTTACTACATGGGAATAGGTGCTCATTCCAGTTAACTTTTTCATCCACTGCAGGTCCTGATGCTGTCCAATTTATAGTCAATCATGCAACTGTGCAAGCTATATTTTGCGTGCCACAGACATTGAATGTTGTAAGTTAGCTACCCTCTTATTAAGTGATCTTAGACTGTTAAACACTTTTACACACAACACAGTAAAGATTCTTGAGTTATTAGTGTTCAGATTTTGATGCTAGGCAATTATTCTAGTAAATTAGATAGTTCCTCGCCAAAAAAAGGAAATTAGATAGTTTAGAACGTTTCATGTAGTAGATTCCTGGTTGGTAAATTAATGCATGATGATAGTGAAATGACGGGGTTTTTAAATTTTGGGGTGTCAAGATGAAGAAggattactatatatatatatatatataagaatcgCATGATGAATTAGTGACAACATGATAATAGTGCATTAAAAGAATCTATTTTACTGtttctattttcaaaatttctcacATATACGCACCTAAACAAAAGCAGTCAATAGTTAGAAATCAGAACCTAGAAACCTAGCTGCGTGTGTTCTATATTTTGACAGTGAAAGCTAATAAAATAAGAGATATACTTAGAAGAATTCTGATATTAGCGAAATACTCGTTTCCAATCTTGTAGAGTTGTTTGATTTTTCTACGAGCAGGATATGTTCATCACAACCAATATCGCAGCTCTAAAATACCTTTTTACCAATCAACTGGAAAATTCATAGTTTAATTTCATTAATCAATGTTTTCTTTGACTTTGCAGTTGCTAAGCTTCCTGTCTGAGATGCCCACCGTACGTCTTGTTGTGGTAATTATCTTTATTCCTTTTGATAATTGAAATGGTCAACTTCATAAAGTGACTTTGTTGCTGTATTTATTCACCCTTTACTGTTATATAGGTGGTTGGAGGGGTGGATGAGAAGATTCCATCACTTCCATCAACAGCTGGAGTTGAAATTGTTTCATATACAAAGTTAATTAGCCAGGTGAAATATTCTTTATTCCTTCggaatttcatatttttaacttATTGTGGAGGTTGGTATTTTATTGTCTATACTTGCACCACATCTGTAGCTGCTTGTTATATAAAGGAGTGCAAGTCTGTTCTCTTATCGTATAGAACAAATTTTTATAGCTAACAAGGAGTTATTTAAATTAGTGCACCACACTTGGACCTGCTTTTTATATGAAGTAGTGCAAGCCTGTTCTTTCACTGCATGttcatattttgattattgAAGATTACCGAGTCAGTGGCTTGCAGCTTCCCTTCCCCCTTTCTCTCACTCGTCTTCCCTTCTGTCCCACCATCTTCATTCATAAATAGTTGCATGTATGTTGAattgttgatccaatttcatgGATTTTGCTTTTCcgtgcatatatttatatattaatttggtaTTTGTATGGAACCTTTCAGGGCCAAAGCAACCTCCATCCTTTCTGTGCACCAAACCCTGCTGATACTGCTACAATTTGTTATACCAGTGGTACAACTGGGACACCAAAGGTTTTAGCTCAATTTGGTGAAAGTTCTTTTAATCCCGCATGTTATATTAACTCAAGTCTAATACAAGTTTTATTATAAACAGGGAGTTGTCCTATCACATGGTAATTTGATTGCAAATGTTGCTGGTGCAACTTACAGTATGCAATTCACAACCTCAGATATGTAAGTATATTTCTTCTACTTGGAATTAGAATTAAACAGTCCTACTTCCAAATACCCATATAAGTTGCACTAGAGTACATACATATGCTTTGTCatgccatttttttttttacttgtttGAGCTGAATATCCAGATTCATCATGATCATCTTCTTTTCTACAGTTACATATCATATCTGCCTTTAGCCCACATCTATGAACGGTTTAACCAGATACTGGTGGCATATTATGGAGGTGCAGTTGGATTCTACCAAGGAGTATGTGGTTCACTTtttctttcttatatttttGTTGGGTGTTTGAGCTTAAGTGATATATTTGCATTCTGTGGTCATTACTGGAATCCTTAGTGAACAATTATATATTAACACTTAAAGGTGTCGGTCAAGCATTTGGGGGGCTTGGCCCCCCTATCTACGAGCCCCAGGTCAGTGTCCCCTCTCGGGTGCCCACAGGCCTACAAAATTAAGTGGGCATGGAATGTGccagtaaagaagtggagttgGCCCAGGGGTTTTGGTCGCAAATGGTCATTTCTTCGACCTTTTTTATCCGACATGTTAGGGGTTATTATCTGGAAGCAACCTCTCTACTCATTTGAGTAGGGGTCGAACACCCTCCCCTCCCCACACCCTGCTCTTCGAGCGGGATAAGTAAGTAACATTACCATTTTAAAGAAAGCATGGAAGAAATAAATTggtttgatgatgattatgTAGACCTTCAGCATCATTTCATACCAAAATAATCTAGAAGCTCTTAAGTCTTATCACTTATTAGAGTTTATAGTAGATCTCTCTTTGCCGAcatcattataatatatatatatgatgaaaaGCTTTCTAGAATTATATAGCTTTATTATTCTTCTTAAAGAAAATGTAACAAAACAGCATCTTTCATGGTCTACAAACTAATTTGTATGGGAGATCTCTGGTTTACATGACTTAACAGTAAAGGCAGCTTTAAATCAATGCTTTGTGTGCTGAAGAGTTGAGTAACATTCTAACTATTTTCATTATAGCAAAACCTTGTTAACATATGTCTAAGATAAAATGATGAAATGGAACTTTGTCAGTATGTGGAGTATCTTGTCATACAATTGGCTATAGGGCCATGTTAGTATGAAAGACTGGGAGTATTGAAGAAGATCTGGAATTAGTGTATTATCAGTAGCTTAATGTCTTCAATTTTATGTTTCCAGGACAACCTAAAGCTACTGGATGATATGGCAGTTCTAAGACCCACCGTCTTCTGCAGTGTTCCACGGCTGTTTAATAGGATATATGCTGGGTAAATTGTTATGCTGTCATGAACTTCTTTTCTCcagttaaaaaatatttgtatagcTCTTAAAGCTTTTAATTTTTTCAGCATCACAAATGCTGTGAAGGCATCTGGTGGTTTAAAGGAGAGGTTATTCAATGTTGCCTACAATGCCAAGAAGCAAGCGGTACTCAGTGGTATGGTATTGGATAACCACATATATTGGCGATTtcgagttttttttatttatttcgagATTCCATTACCCTTTATAGACATGCTTGATTTGAAATTAGATAAAAACTTGTTTGTCACCTGTCTCCCTTATTATGACTGTACTCTCTCTTCATTCTGGCACAATTTATTTTGTAGCATTGAAAAGAGTTAGAAATTCATGTCCTTTCCTTTCTTCattcttatttaaataatttagagTAGAACAATTCTGCTCTATTTTTGGGTCAGGTGTagcataaaattataatattataaaattatgaatacAGCAAGTTGTTTTATGAAGAAGAGTATATTAATGTTCATTCACTGGTGAAACGGCATTTAGTCAGATTTTAAGTTTACTTTCTTATATTTTGGAGTAAAGGCAATTGAGAACATCTTGTTATAATAAGATGGGTCTTTCAGTTCTGATTGGTTGGGGTATTGATCTGTGATTGTATCAGAAGTATGAACAAGTTAAGAAAGGTTTATAATATTTGATAAGTTTCTGTTTTAATATCTTCAAGATTCTAGTTTGGGATAAAGAAGTTTAAGTCAGATAAACCTCTAGGATTATTTTGATATTGTAAAACTATGATGATGATTATAAgaactatatttttaaatccTTTAAAATGTATTTGATAGGGGTATATTGCATTTTGTATCTCACATCTGTTAGAACATGTTAGTTCTTAAGTTACACCTCTCTAGTGGGAAATGGCCGTTCCACACATAGCTTCATACTTACCTAAAAACTATGTACTGCAGAATGTTGCTTTTTCATCGAGTTGCATGATATCTTTCACTTAGCAGTAATTGTTTGATATCACCTATCTGCTACTTGTAATATGCTGACTGTATGGAATGTACACCTGATGTTGTACATGGTACAACACCAAGTACGTGCTCTATTATAGATGAAGAGCTTAAGTATATTTTATTGTTCTGAAAGTTTGAAACTGGTTCACTTTTCAGGCAAGACTCCATCTCCCATGTGGGACAGGTtggttttcaataaaataaaagaaaaacttgGAGGACGAATTCGTCATATCGTTTCAGGTGCATCACCTTTGTCTCCTGATGTCATGGAATTTCTGAGAGTGTAAGCCTACTTCTATCTGCCACTTTTATCTTTCAAGTgatcaatatattattatgcagTTGATTTACTTCTCATTTCCTTGACAAATTGGACAAACTGTGCAGTTGCTTTGGCCAAGTCATAGAAGGATATGGAATGACAGAGACAGCTTGTGTTATTAGCGCCTTAGATAAGGATGATTTCTCGATTGGCCATGTTGGCGCCCCTAGTCCAGCATGCGGTTGGTCTCGCTTTTGGCTTAATTTGTGTTTTTATTCACATATCCCAATTCCAAATTTGACTTCCTAAGTAATTTTAAATGTGCTTGACATAGTTAGCATCATATCATATAGAGAACATGTAGTTATCTACCAATTATTGTCATTCCTGAGATTTAGTTGCTTATATTGTACTTGTTGATATATTCTCCTTAGACAAATAAGAGTAAAATAAATGAGGTAAATGGCAAAGATATGTAgtatttgttatattaaaaGAGGTGACTCTTGTTGATGTTATGTACCAACTAAGTTGcagtttttcttttttgtatcaTTCTCAAAATCTTGGGAGTTCTTTGGTGGCAGTTTTTTTTAAGGATGTAGAGTAGGTAAACAGTTGACCTCTGATGTGTTCAAGATTGTCTTTGTCAGATATACTTGAATCTTTAACCAGCCAATACACAACTTGTTTTACTTAATTATATAGTTAATGCATTCATAACATTCCAGCACTTTCAAATGCAATTTAAGACAGGTGCTATGAAACAGTATTTCTAACTAGATTTGTATATTTTGGTGTCTCTGTGTCCTAATTctattttactattttctttaattataatttCAGAGGTAAAGCTTGTAGATGTTCCAGAAATGAATTATACATCCGACGATCAGCCCCATCCACGTGGTGAGATCTGTGTACGGGGTCCCATAGTATTTCAAGGCTACTACAAAGATGAAGTGCAAACGTACATCCCACTACTTTTTTTCTTGTCACTTTGTTTTATGACTTTATGTGTCTTGTTTGTTCATGACAAATGAATTTTAAAGTGAGCAAGTTTTGAACTATGGTTTATAGTAAATTTGacaatgttttaatatttttcagaaGAGAAGTTATTGATGAAGATGGATGGTTTCACACTGGAGACATAGGGCTGTGGCTACCTGGAGGCCGCTTAAAAATCATAGACAGGTCAGATAACTTTATATATACTAATAATGTTACaagaaactaaaaatatttcagATCACTTGTGATTAGTGAATATGTAATTAAAGTAATCATTAATTTAAGCCTTCTCCTACAATCACAGGAAGAAGAACATTTTCAAGTTGGCACAAGGAGAATATATAGCTCCTGAGAAAATTGAAAATGTATATTCGAAATGCAAGTTTGTTGCACAGTGTTTTGTCTATGGTAAGAACTGAATCTCTTTCCCCTTTCCCCAAACAGAAGGCAAAACCTAAAATTTGTTTAAGCTATGTTAAATGATGGCTTCTTTGTTGTAGGTGACAGCTTGAACTCCTCACTGGTTGCGGTTGTCTGCTTGGACCCAGATGTCTTTAAGGCTTGGGCTCTTGCTCAAGGTTTCAAGGTATCCTCTCCTTGTTGCTAAAATTATACAATTGCTATTTGAGCCATAACATTTGTCTTGGACTATATACATGTGTTTTTATGCATTACAATATTCCTGTAAATTACTCAAAAAATACTCTTAAAAGTTACACAAGTTAtgtaaaatgaaaaagaaagttCTTTTAAGGTGTAGCCAACTTATTTCACAAAATACCGGCATTTGGTTAGTTGCCTAAAACATGTTTTAAGACCACAATATTTTGTATCTGTCATAACTCAAAGCAAGAGCATGTATGATTGTATAGTGCAACCTACGTTTATGGCACATTTTATCTGAGAGACAGATTTTgatcatattaataaatattatacatgGGCATTTTAAGCACAAAATGTGAGTTGAGCGCGCAAGCCCACTGCATACTTTGTATATTAGGACTAACACATGAGATTCAAACTTTGTGAGAGAATTATCTTCAGCCAATGCCAATTCCTAAGCTACCACGTCAACATAAAAATTAAGCAATCTcagtaaaatacaaaatatagcAGTATAGTGCCTTGGAACATGAGCATTGGGTCCTATACATTTTTGATTCATCCACAAATCATTTGTTAAATACACATTTTTCAAAGACTGAAATTAAAGTTTGGGATGAAGATAAGTAAACAGTGTCGATTGCCATTTATTTCACGTTTTTATATTGTAAAGCACTACCTTTTTTGTGACGGGCTAAATTATTTTGCAGACTTTTGTGCCTACAAAGTTCAAACATCTATACGCTCTAGCAAGATATAGTTTCTAACACATGTACATGGTAGACATTTAGCGTTTTCACACATGCTTCGGTTCAAAGTGCTTCAAGATTTTGTTGTTTGTACAGAATGCATCAAGAATATAAATCAGGGAAAGATcagaattataaaattttgatttggaaaTAATGTGAAAGCTTAAATATGAAGAAATAACTTTCATGAGCAATAGTATATTTCACAATATTGTTATGATTCTCTTCTTTTTTCTGAAACACTTGGCTACAATCATCTTAATTGAAAGGATATGACAGAATAGATGCATCATTTTTTATAACTGTCATTGGCGAAGATGAGAGACTGTTCTTTGAATTTAAATGCATTTTATTGGTAGATAGGTTCTTGCTTGCTGCATGCATCTTCTTTTTTGCAATCTGATGCAGTATGGTTGGTCTTTTAGGTTAACTTATGAAACGATTATGATCTGTTAATGCAGCCTGAGAACTTGGAACAACTGTGCAAAGACCCGAGAGCAAGGGCAGCCGTTCTGGCTGACATGGAGGCTGTCGGCAAAGAAGCTCAGGTACCTggttttctaattttctgcaaCATTATATTGAGTCCGTATTTACTACTCCTTTTTTGCAATCTAACAATAACAATTTATATTATGAAGTTGAGAGGCTTTGAATTTGCAAAAGCTGTGACTTTGGTTCTTGAACCTTTTACTTTGGAGAATGGTTTGCTGACACCAACATTTAAGGTGAGTATCAGGTTATAAGAACCATAAAACATTACTTTAGGTATCCGGTGCTTagctaaaatcaaaaaattaatctaTTTCTCTGCAGATCAAGAGACCTCAGGCGAAAGCATACTTTGCAAAAGCGATAACAGATATGTATGCAGAAATTGCCGCATCTGATCCTTCTTCTCAGAAGCTGTTGTAAAACTACAAGCTACGGTGAAGACAATAGGCCAGAATTTTACAAGACAACTGGGTCTTACAGTTTT
This genomic window from Daucus carota subsp. sativus chromosome 7, DH1 v3.0, whole genome shotgun sequence contains:
- the LOC108196487 gene encoding long chain acyl-CoA synthetase 6, peroxisomal, whose protein sequence is MDSPAQRRIQAIQQHLISSQDEDYQASSLRPNETAGEFVLEQGYSVILPEKLETGKWNVYRSVLSPMKLVSEFPNNPEIRTLHDNFTHSAKIFRDYKYLGTRVRVDGTVGDYKWMTYGEAAAARSAIGSGLVSHGIPKGSCVGIYFINRPEWMIVDHACSAYSYISVPLYDTLGPDAVQFIVNHATVQAIFCVPQTLNVLLSFLSEMPTVRLVVVVGGVDEKIPSLPSTAGVEIVSYTKLISQGQSNLHPFCAPNPADTATICYTSGTTGTPKGVVLSHGNLIANVAGATYSMQFTTSDIYISYLPLAHIYERFNQILVAYYGGAVGFYQGDNLKLLDDMAVLRPTVFCSVPRLFNRIYAGITNAVKASGGLKERLFNVAYNAKKQAVLSGKTPSPMWDRLVFNKIKEKLGGRIRHIVSGASPLSPDVMEFLRVCFGQVIEGYGMTETACVISALDKDDFSIGHVGAPSPACEVKLVDVPEMNYTSDDQPHPRGEICVRGPIVFQGYYKDEVQTREVIDEDGWFHTGDIGLWLPGGRLKIIDRKKNIFKLAQGEYIAPEKIENVYSKCKFVAQCFVYGDSLNSSLVAVVCLDPDVFKAWALAQGFKPENLEQLCKDPRARAAVLADMEAVGKEAQLRGFEFAKAVTLVLEPFTLENGLLTPTFKIKRPQAKAYFAKAITDMYAEIAASDPSSQKLL